In Aspergillus fumigatus Af293 chromosome 4, whole genome shotgun sequence, one genomic interval encodes:
- a CDS encoding FAM210 family protein: MSLKFITTPRWFSHLIGQAGHAPSLSFVRKNVTSSQGLFTPNIVASFPSRRAFASSPAWKSNPQYRFFPRQSGSTTTFTYNPPSTLQRSIFRRFNSSRANQSARPAESGSLSQRLKKLSREYGWAALGVYLLLSAMDFPFCFIAVRHLGAERIGHYEHVVVETVKGLFGAKSAPEEQSQEEVSAPRPVQQTTEAQKKNNGDGPSLWTQLALAYAVHKSLIFIRVPLTAAITPKVVKVLRVWGWDLAKRRPRGM, translated from the exons ATGTCTTTGAAATTCATAACCACACCACGGTGGTTTTCGCACCTCATCGGTCAAGCCGGTCATGCGCCCTCATTATCTTTCGTCAGAAAGAATGTCACATCTTCACAGGGACTGTTTACGCCCAATATAGTTGCTTCATTCCCGTCTCGTCGAGCATTTGCTTCCTCCCCCGCTTGGAAGTCCAATCCACAATATCGATTCTTCCCCCGCCAATCGGGGTCAACTACTACTTTTACATACAATCCCCCCAGCACTCTGCAACGGTCAATCTTCCGGCGATTCAACTCATCGAGGGCGAATCAATCCGCACGGCCGGCTGAGTCAGGCTCTCTATCTCAGCggctgaagaagctgtcCAGGGAGTATGGCTGGGCTGCACTGGGTGTTTACCTGCTGTTATCAGCCATGGattttcccttctgtttcATTGCGGTCCGCCATTTGGGCGCAGAACGAATAGGCCACTATGAACATGTTGTCGTTGAAACAGTCAAAGGCTTATTCGGAGCAAAGTCTGCACCGGAGGAACAGAGCCAGGAGGAGGTCTCAGCTCCCCGGCCTGTCCAGCAAACCACAGAagctcagaagaagaataatggCGACGGCCCCA GTTTGTGGACTCAGCTCGCCCTGGCGTATGCAGTTCACAAGagcctcatcttcattcgcGTACCCCTCACCGCTGCCATCACCCCAAAAGTAGTCAAGGTCCTAAGAGTATGGGGCTGGGACCTCGCGAAGCGGAGGCCAAGGGGCATGTAA
- a CDS encoding putative flavoprotein — translation MEGMGTLSAEEQFKDKKIHILLAASGSVAAIKLPNIAEALGRHKNVCIRIIVTKSAEKFLSGQSSEQPLLNALEQLPGVDAIYRDEDEWKDPWTRGEPILHIELRKWAHVLLVAPLSANTLAKMTMGIADNLLLSVIRAWDTTGKVDSGLKDRKPVVFVAPAMNTAMWNHPATKRQLKILTDEWGVSRTNEEGWVTVLHPIEKSLACGDTGNGAMMDWKDIVNVVEHHLGISSVKIKDIRCGT, via the exons ATGGAAGGCATGGGGACTTTATCAGCTGAAGAGCAATTCAAAGATAAGAAGATACACATTCTTTTAGCAGCAAGCGGGAGCGTGGCAGCGATAAAATTGCCAAATATCGCGGAAGCTCTTGGCCGGCACAAAAATGTCTGTATTCGCATCATTGTGACCAAGTCTGCGGAGAAATTTCTTTCGGGTCAAAGCTCAGAGCAACCTCTACTCAATGCGCTAGAGCAGTTGCCTGGGGTTGATGCTATTTACCGAGACGAAGACGAATGGAAAGACCCCTGGACTCGTGGCGAGCCCATTTTGCATATTGAGCTTCGAAAATGGGCCCATGTCCTGCTTGTCGCCCCTTTATCGGCGAACACGCTGGCGAAGATGACAATGGGGATTGCAGATAATCTGCTTCTCTCCGTCATCAGAGCATGGGATACCACTGGGAAGGTAGACTCGGGTCTCAAGGACAGAAAGCCTGTAGTGTTCGTTGCTCCAG CTATGAACACCGCGATGTGGAATCACCCAGCCACTAAAAGGCAACTCAAAATATTAACAGACGAGTGGGGGGTGAGTCGGACAAATGAAGAAGGTTGGGTCACTGTACTTCACCCAATCGAAAAATCACTTGCTTGTGGTGATACTGGTAACGGTGCCATGATGGATTGGAAAGATATAGTTAACGTAGTAGAGCATCATCTTGGAATCAGTAGTGTTAAGATAAAAGATATTCGCTGCGGAACTTGA
- a CDS encoding monothiol glutaredoxin GRX5 — protein MMFQRQAFAPAFRPFSRSPLVLTPRFTAFQLPHALHARFLSEQTRSAIDKAIASAPVVLFMKGTPETPQCGFSRASIQILGLQGVDPKKFVAFNVLEDPELRQGIKEYSDWPTIPQLYLDKEFIGGCDILMSMHQNGELAKLLEEKGVLVAAD, from the exons ATGATGTTTCAAAGGCAAGCTTTTGCGCCA GCATTTCGACCTTTTTCCCGGTCACCACTTGTCTTGACTCCACGATTCACGGCTTTCCAACTGCCGCATGCCCTCCATGCCCGATTTCTCTCGGAACAGACAAGGTCGGCAATTGACAAGGCTATTGCGTCTGCACCTgtcgtcctcttcatgaaGGGTACTCCGGAGACACCACAATGTGGATTTTCTCGAGCCAGCATACAGATTCTGGGGTTGCAGGGAGTTGACCCGAAGAAATTTGTCGCATTCAACGTGTTGGAGGATCCCGAGCTGCGTCAGG GTATAAAGGAGTACTCCGATTGGCCAACAATACCCCAGTTATACCTTGACAAGGAATTTATTGGAGGTTGCGATATTCTGATGTCTATGCATCAGAACGGAGAGCTcgcaaagctgcttgaggagaaAGGGGTCCTAGTGGCAGCTGATTGA
- a CDS encoding putative para-hydroxybenzoate-polyprenyltransferase Coq2 — MRLQFSYLPPVRLDQLSRRYGSGSSLLNDKRHRLLCNRNSLTTSSRVNSTGRQSAYTAKPRSAITKRTSLMRCQPHSSQSPSSTDRPAAITDNNPATHYIPPQKGFIASLPGSWIPYAELIRLDKPTGTYYLFFPCVFSTLIAAPMASATPMQILGTTGLFFTGALIMRGAGCAINDLWDRNLDPYVERTKFRPIARGALSPKKALVFTCSQLLAGLAVLLQFPSQCLWYGIPSLLLVTTYPLAKRVTYYPQAVLGLTFSWGAIMGFPALGVDLFSNHAALEAAAALYSSCVAWTVLYDMIYAHMDIKDDVAAGIKSIALRHEHNTKTVLSGLAAVQVALLATAGVAAGAGPLFYVGTCGSAAVSLGIMIWKVQLKNVKNCWWWFKNGCLLTGGGITLGMFFEYIAQTTGLYKSDNNLH; from the coding sequence ATGAGATTGCAGTTCTCTTACTTGCCTCCTGTCCGTCTTGATCAGCTTTCCAGACGTTATGGATCAGGGAGTAGTCTCTTGAACGACAAGCGCCACCGCTTACTTTGCAATCGCAATTCCTTGACTACCTCGTCGAGGGTCAATTCAACAGGACGCCAATCAGCGTATACTGCAAAACCCAGGTCAGCGATCACGAAGAGGACGTCTCTCATGAGATGTCAGCCACATTCTTCCCAGTCCCCATCCTCTACAGATCGCCCAGCAGCCATAACGGACAATAACCCCGCAACACACTATATACCTCCCCAGAAAGGCTTCattgcttctcttcccggATCATGGATCCCGTATGCTGAGTTGATACGCCTCGATAAACCTACTGGCACATActacctcttcttcccatgTGTTTTCTCGACACTCATCGCGGCACCCATGGCATCTGCCACACCCATGCAGATTCTTGGCACTACTGGTCTTTTTTTCACGGGTGCATTAATCATGAGAGGCGCCGGTTGTGCGATCAATGATTTATGGGACAGGAATCTGGATCCGTATGTCGAACGCACAAAATTCCGGCCGATTGCGCGAGGTGCCCTATCCCCTAAGAAGGCATTGGTTTTTACCTGTTCCCAACTTCTAGCCGGATTAGCTGTCCTGCTACAATTTCCCTCCCAGTGTCTCTGGTATGGTATTCCCAGCCTCCTGTTGGTGACGACATATCCTCTCGCCAAGCGCGTCACTTACTACCCTCAGGCTGTTCTTGGTCTCACATTTTCGTGGGGTGCTATCATGGGATTTCCAGCGCTGGGCGTCGATCTTTTTAGCAACCATGCTGCTTTGGAAGCTGCGGCAGCCTTGTATTCTAGCTGTGTTGCTTGGACAGTGCTGTACGATATGATCTACGCACATATGGACATCAAAGACGATGTCGCGGCGGGGATCAAGTCAATTGCCCTTCGGCATGAGCATAACACTAAGACAGTTCTTTCTGGCCTGGCAGCAGTTCAAGTAGCGCTGCTCGCTACTGCAGGAGTAGCAGCAGGTGCTGGACCCCTCTTTTACGTCGGCACCTGCGGCAGCGCAGCCGTTTCCCTCGGTATCATGATATGGAAGGTCCAATTGAAGAATGTGAAGaactgctggtggtggttcAAGAACGGATGTTTGCTGACTGGGGGCGGCATCACTTTGGGGATGTTCTTTGAGTATATAGCTCAAACCACTGGCCTGTATAAAAGCGATAATAACTTACATTAA
- a CDS encoding mitochondrial 54S ribosomal protein uL3m: protein MIYFHQNRSSIICISAWCERLQQNTVDRLSPFLVALRSWENLKRMLQGRDCFEYHSIIGQTILTMSPRLSRKLTQLPTLFLGLPSLTITGNVSVRSFGIKSLNPPKPSRFNIGPELPVLKSTSTAALERKANTLPLRTGAIAIKKGMTAVYDAETGKRIACTVLQLDRVQVVSHKTRQTHGYNAVQRHVYEFRVKDESGLLPVGQTINADWFQEGQYVDARSYSKGKGFAGVMKRHGFHGQDRSHGVSLTHRSLGSAGPSQGGGSRVYPGKKMAGNMGNEQNTVQNLKVLKVDADNGIVVVNGSVSGPKGCVVRIQDAIKKPWPEIAHVSKTAA from the exons ATGATTTACTTCCATCAGAACCGTTCCTCTATCATCTGTATTAGTGCTTGGTGCGAAAGACTCCA GCAAAACACTGTTGACCGCCTTAGCCCTTTTCTGGTCGCTCTCCGCAGTTGGGAAAATCTCAAAAGAATGCTGCAGGGACGAGACTGTTTTGAGTATCATTCAATCATCGGTCAAACGATACTCACCATGTCGCCTCGACTGTCAAGGAAGCTGACGCAGCTTCCTACTCTCTTCCTGGGTCTTCCATCGCTCACTATCACTGGCAATGTGTCTGTACGATCTTTCGGCATAAAATCATTAAATCCACCTAAACCCTCTCGGTTCAATATCGGTCCTGAATTACCTGTGCTTAAGTCGACTTCCACGGCTGCTTTGGAACGAAAGGCGAATACTCTACCTCTTCGGACCGGTGCCATCGCTATCAAGAAAGGAATGACCGCTGTATACGATGCCGAAACTGGGAAACGCATCGCTTGCACTGTTCTGCAACTCGATCGAGTACAAGTCGTCTCACACAAGACAAGACAGACGCATGGGTATAATGCCGTTCAG AGACACGTTTACGAGTTCCGTGTCAAAGATGAGAGTGGCCTCTTACCTGTCGGCCAAACAATCAATGCAGACTGGTTTCAGGAAGGTCAGTATGTCGATGCCCGGTCTTACTCTAAGGGTAAGGGGTTTGCCGGTGTGATGAAGCGACACGGCTTCCACGGACAGGACCGCAGTCACGGTGTCAGTTTAACACATCGGTCACTTGGTTCAGCCGGGCCTAGTCAAGGTGGTGGTTCCAGAGTGTATCCCGGAAAGAAAATGGCGGGAAACATGGGTAATGAGCAAAATACCGTGCAGAACTTGAAAGTTCTCAAGGTTGATGCAGACAACGGTATTGTCGTTGTCAACG GTTCCGTCAGCGGGCCTAAAGGATGCGTAGTCAGGATTCAGGACGCTATCAAAAAGCCTTGGCCAGAGATTGCACATGTATCCAAAACGGCTGCATAG
- a CDS encoding ethanolamine-phosphate cytidylyltransferase codes for MSVSPGDFVPAPGQWPVDPQDDVPIREDRIWVDGCFDFSHHGHAGAMLQARRLGNELYVGVHSDEAILENKGPTVMTLKERVAAVEACRWATRCIPRAPYVTSLSWVSHYGCKYVVHGDDITSDSNGEDCYRFVKAAGRFRVVKRTPGISTTDLVGRMLLCTKGHFIKSVKDTLAGVEGSDNQEERKQFGVELMQRIRDYATDESGLRPGPQVWTWTGSRPAKVSDTVEEAGTFETLVNGKAIKPGQRVVYVDGGFDLFSSGHIEFLRQVLELEELEGRQRGWYDSEQVEKRLHEFGEDYSPAYVVAGIHDDDVINHWKGFNYPIMNIFERGLCVLQCRYIHAVIFSAPFSPSQPYLEAMPFGVPDVVYHGPTTFIPLTYDPYTAPKRMGIFRQINDHPFQHVNAGEIVDRILRSREAYEERQRAKLQKAIIEEQVKSEEKSLAGELGA; via the exons ATGAGTGTGTCGCCTGGAGATTTCGTTCCTGCGCCAGGACAATGGCCTGTGGATCCTCAGGATGATGTACCTATACGGGAAGATCGTATCTGGGTAGATGGGTGTTTTGACTTTAGCCATCATG GACACGCCGGTGCTATGCTTCAAGCCCGTAGACTGGGTAATGAGCTTTATGTTGGGGTACACTCGGACGAAGCAATTCTTGAGAACAAGGGCCCGACAGTAATGACGTTGAAAGAACG GGTAGCTGCCGTAGAAGCATGCCGCTGGGCCACTCGTTGTATTCCTCGAGCACCTTATGTGACGTCTCTCTCATGGGTGTCGCACTATGGTTGCAAGTATGTCGTTCATGGAGATGATATTACATCTGACAGCAACGGGGAAGATTGCTATCGATTTGTCAAGGCAGCTGGGCGCTTTCGGGTTGTGAAGAGAACCCCTGGCATTTCCACCACCGATCTTGTCGGCCGTATGCTCCTATGCACCAAAGGGCACTTTATAAAGAGCGTCAAAGACACCCTTGCGGGAGTAGAGGGATCTGACAATcaggaagaaaggaaacaATTCGGTGTGGAGCTAATGCAAAGGATTCGGGACTATGCAACAGATGAGAGTGGTTTGCGCCCTGGTCCTCAGGTTTGGACTTGGACCGGCTCGAGGCCGGCGAAGGTTAGCGACACAGTTGAGGAAGCTGGTACATTTGAAACTCTGGTGAATGGCAAAGCAATCAAGCCAGGGCAGCGGGTAGTCTACGTGGATGGAGGCTTCGATTTGTTCTCCTCGGGTCACATCGAGTTTCTTCGACAGGTTCTAGAGCttgaggagttggaaggCCGCCAACGAGGATGGTATGACTCGGAACAAGTCGAAAAGAGACTTCACGAATTTGGTGAAGACTATTCCCCGGCTTATGTGGTTGCCGGCAttcatgacgatgatgtgatTAATCACTGGAAGGGATTCAACTACCCTATCATGAACATTTTTGAGCGGGGGCTTTGTGTCCTTCAATGCCGA TATATTCATGCAGTTATTTTCTCtgctcccttctctcctAGCCAGCCCTATTTGGAAGCTATGCCATTTGGTGTTCCGGATGTTGTTTATCATGGACCAACAACCTTCATTCCGCTGACATACGATCCTTACACTGCTCCCAAACGAATGGGCATATTTAGGCAGATAAACGATCATCCTTTTCAGCATGTGAATGCTGGTGAGATTGTTGATAGGATACTCAGAAGCCGCGAGGCTTATGAAGAGCGACAACGCGCTAAGCTACAGAAGGCCATCATTGAAGAACAGGTCAaatcagaagaaaagagTCTGGCTGGGGAACTTGGTGCATAG
- a CDS encoding cytochrome c oxidase assembly factor 1 family protein, whose product MALYTAQRRIGVPRAFLFRRHNMPPHRCLIPAPKANSGPLMERRADRELPSINTEKRRWIKTLPIFVVVVGAAMLGIFNYQKSSSSVVSSTLYALRTSPRAREILGDEIYFAQKIPWISGEMNQLHGRIDISFWVKGTKGQGKMRFRSIRPDRMSFFRTEEWSLETEDGQVVQLLDHDSDPFSQSN is encoded by the exons ATGGCACTTTATACTGCGCAAAGGCGCATTGGCGTTCCACGAGCCTTCCTGTTTCGTCGCCACAATATGCCTCCTCACCGCTGTCTCATTCCTGCTCCCAAGGCCAACTCGGGCCCTTTGATGGAGCGACGGGCGGATCGAGAGCTCCCTTCTATCAATACTGAGAAACGCCGATGGATCAAGACGCTGCCAATATTTGTGGTAGTTGTGGGAGCTGCAATGCTTGGCATATTTAATTACCAGAAGTCGTCATCGAGCGTCGTGAGCAGCACGCTATATGCCCTTCGAACATCACCTCGTGCACGAGAAATCCTGGGAGATGAAATTTACTTTGCTCAAAAGATACCGTGGATTAGCGGGGAAATGAATCAGCTTCATGGTCGTATTGATATCTCCTTTTGGGTGAAGGGAACAAAGGGTCAGGGAAAAATGCGGTTCCGAAGCATTAGGCCAGACCGCATGAGCTTT TTTCGCACTGAAGAATGGAGTTTAGAGACGGAGGACGGCCAAGTCGTGCAGCTACTTGACCATGACAGTGACCCTTTTTCCCAAAGCAATTGA
- a CDS encoding putative JmjC domain protein, with protein MPAQRPRAAFEPIPPDLDVAALVESTPNFEYVVRIHCNSIDEHGLDNFDKLVRLHVILGGKPLVIEGFHERLDRSVFSERWLRSHHSSRKEIARNLTTKSNLPLSIGHYLKNMPMLTNQWNSFNYKNSDKQRIYLKDIDCPQTWHDHLKNLIPPPLFYLNKHPEAFQGPGGESVTATEKHQTHAEPRNKVGKPGDLMSCLPASMRAENLMCYIGHEGTYTPAHYEMCASLGQNIMVEASDGSVEYGMKTIPGSSIWFMTESKDRRVVSEYWQSTLGHDINIEDHFAQINAWKSAPFRTYIVEQRPGDFILIPPLAAHQVWNRGTRTMKVAWNRTTVETLSLALSEALPQARTVCRDEQYKNKAIVFYSLEHYSKLLGDIDGKSMDSKQQLLLKDFEHLFALYTQILLSESFSQDEAEEKDIEYIPFDSNITCSYCRCNIFNRFLTCPWCAGGQTADGEDPYDICMECYVMGRSCACLSRLKWAEQFPWSELTGNYENWRDQICRLNQGNPNGQIFRPLAEERARYGKKTLAEMCQGELKRRPWVDITKPVTRKIEDNLSDPESPARKRRKTRLSHESEKGGRCHICKYIEPKWKLASCDYCNQNYCYGSLFRAFNIQPHETMEVYRWMCPKCQKVCSCAACRRDPSMKPFEPTCTLLGHDTRKIADPRSVESLVDFRQSNLRWLKKAGDNEIERLKKHQKEADEKRQQAMIEYSIQLEDSPRVSAHATKYGDIPVDPVLEELSGSILTPPDSFTP; from the exons ATGCCCGCCCAGCGTCCCCGTGCTGCCTTTGAACCAATTCCCCCTGATCTGGACGTCGCTGCACTCGTGGAATCTACGCCAAATTTTGAGTACGTGGTTAGAATTCATTGCAACTCCATTGATGAACACGGTCTGGACAATTTCGACAAACTCGTTCGCTTGCACGTCATTCTAGGCGGAAAGCCGTTAGTGATTGAAGGTTTTCATGAGAGGCTGGACCGCTCTGTGTTCTCTGAGAGATGGCTAAGGAGCCATCATTCATCGAGGA AGGAGATTGCGCGAAATCTGACGACGAAGAGTAATCTTCCCCTCTCGATTGGCCATTACCTCAAGAACATGCCAATGTTAACTAATCAATGGAATTCATTCAATTACAAGAACTCTGATAAACAGCGGATCTATCTAAAAGATATTGATTGTCCGCAGACATGGCACGATCATTTGAAGAATCTCATTCCGCCACCGCTTTTTTACCTGAATAAACACCCAGAAGCATTCCAGGGCCCAGGTGGAGAATCAGTTACTGCTACTGAAAAGCATCAGACTCATGCGGAACCCAGAAACAAGGTTGGAAAACCTGGTGACCTCATGAGCTGCCTTCCGGCGAGCATGCGCGCCGAAAATCTCATGTGTTACATCGGTCATGAAGGCACCTATACACCGGCACATTATGAAATGTGCGCAAGTCTCGGTCAGAATATAATGGTTGAGGCATCAGACGGCTCAGTTGAATATGGTATGAAGACTATACCGGGGTCGTCCATCTGGTTCATGACGGAGAGCAAGGATCGGCGAGTCGTTTCTGAATACTGGCAGTCGACACTGGGCCATGACATCAATATCGAGGATCATTTCGCGCAGATCAATGCCTGGAAGTCCGCTCCATTCAGAACGTATATCGTTGAACAAAGACCAGGTGATTTTATTCTGATTCCCCCGCTCGCAGCGCACCAGGTCTGGAACCGTGGAACAAGGACGATGAAAGTAGCTTGGAATCGAACTACTGTGGAAACCCTGAGTCTAGCCTTGAGTGAAGCCCTTCCGCAAGCTAGGACGGTCTGCCGGGATGAGCAGtacaagaacaaggcaattGTGTTCTATTCGCTTGAGCATTACTCAAAGCTCCTTGGGGACATCGATGGGAAAAGTATGGATAGCAAGCAACAGCTGTTGCTCAAAGACTTTGAGCATCTTTTCGCACTGTATACTCAGATTTTGCTATCTGAGAGCTTTTCACAggatgaagcggaagagaaggacaTCGAATACATTCCCTTCGACAGTAACATCACCTGTTCATACTGCAGGTGCAATATTTTTAATCGATTCCTGACTTGCCCGTGGTGTGCGGGTGGACAGACtgccgacggcgaggacCCCTACGATATCTGCATGGAATGTTATGTCATGGGCAGAAGCTGCGCTTGCCTCTCGAGATTGAAGTGGGCTGAACAATTTCCTTGGAGTGAGCTGACTGGGAACTATGAAAATTGGCGAGACCAAATATGTCGGCTCAACCAGGGCAATCCGAACGGTCAGATCTTCCGGCCTCTCGCCGAGGAGCGAGCTCGCTACGGCAAGAAAACCCTAGCTGAGATGTGCCAGGGGGAATTGAAAAGACGACCGTGGGTTGATATCACCAAACCAGTGACGCGCAAGATCGAGGACAATTTGAGTGATCCAGAAAGCCCCGCTCGAAAACGAAGGAAGACTCGCCTCAGCCACGAATCTGAAAAGGGTGGTCGCTGCCATATCTGCAAATATATTGAGCCGAAATGGAAGCTCGCTTCTTGTGACTATTGCAACCAAAACTACTGTTACGGTAGTCTGTTTAGAGCCTTCAATATTCAACCACATGAAACCATGGAAGTGTATCGTTGGATGTGCCCTAAATGCCAAAAGGTTTGCAGTTGCGCAGCGTGCCGTCGAGATCCCTCGATGAAACCATTCGAACCAACCTGTACACTACTCGGCCATGATACAAGGAAAATAGCGGATCCTCGCAGTGTGGAAAGCTTGGTCGACTTCCGGCAGTCGAATCTCAGGTGGTTGAAAAAAGCAGGCGACAATGAGATAGAAAGACTGAAGAAGCATCAAAAAGAGGCAGACGAAAAGCGTCAACAGGCTATGATCGAATATAGTATTCAGTTGGAGGATTCTCCTCGAGTATCCGCCCATGCGACGAAATATGGCGACATACCAGTCGATCCTGTATTGGAGGAATTAAGTGGCTCAATTCTTACCCCGCCAGATTCGTTCACTCCTTGA
- a CDS encoding putative mitochondrial protein sorting (Msf1) — protein sequence MKVFSSTCTFDYSWEEVSTANWRKYCPWNDKSTHVVAVDTISRTVDPKTGILRTERLITCDQSVPQWVLSLFGGSATSHVYEISYVDPGAKKVTMCSTNLTWSNVLNVRETVIYQPSSSKPELVTDFSQEAKITALCGGWQKIKNKVEEASIERFSQNAKRGREGFETVLEMSRRVFGEQREFENKKLQS from the exons ATGAaggtcttctcctcgacaTGCACCTTCGATTATTCTTGGGAAGAAGTTTCGACTGCGAACTGGCGCAAATATTGCCCTTGGAATGACAAGTCGACCCATGTTGTGGCGGTAGACACCATATCTAGGACGGTAGATCCGAAAACTGGCATT TTGCGTACGGAACGCCTCATCACTTGTGATCAATCAGTACCGCAATGGGTTCTCTCATTGTTCGGGGGAAGCGCTACTTCTCATGTATACGAAATCTCATATGTTGATCCTGGCGCAAAGAAGGTCACTATGTGCTCAACAAATCTTACGTGGTCTAACGTCTTGAACGTGAGAGAAACTGTTATTTACCAGCCTTCGTCATCGAAACCAGAGTTGGTCACGGATTTCAGTCAAGAGGCCAAAATCACTGCCCTTTGCGGCGGCTGGcagaaaatcaagaataAGGTAGAGGAGGCTAGCATCGAGAGGTTCAGCCAAAATGCCAAGAGAGGCAGAGAGGGTTTCGAAACTGTTCTTGAAATGAGCCGAAGGGTTTTCGGTGAGCAGCGTGAGTTCGAGAACAAGAAATTACAGTCCTGA